AGGGCGTAGGGTGGTGCTGCTGTATTTAAACCCCCATCTCGGGGATGTTTGATTCAGAAGCACCTTAAGGAGAATTTTGACGAAGGTTGGTTTGCAGCGATCATCACAGGTAATGGTTCTAAAGTGTTTTATTGAAAACATAGTAAAATGAACACTTAATATTGTCAATGGATTTCGTGAGCAACGCTAATCGAAGGGCGGGTTTTGTGTATTTTCCGAATGAAAAACATGTAAACGTTAACACAATgcggcttttatttatttattttttaaaaaacaattgtgtATAGGTGTCCATACTAGACTAAATATATGGGGTTATATTCTTTGAATTGGAGATGTGTATGGTAATATGTTGATGTAAGCTGCATTCCTGTTAAAAGGAACTGCGATTGTAAATGtgtgtacatttattattattttatgtgcaAAAAAATGCtagaatttttttgggggggatggCTGGGAACCTCGCCCGCCTTATTGCTATCGAGTCTGAGGTAACCATGCCATTTCGCAACATTTTCAATAACATCGTGTAAGTCACGAGGTGTgtgtgatttttatatatatatatatatatatatatatatatatataatggtactGCGCACTCCTGGCTGTGTAGTCTAGTAAGGAGACTGTGGCGCTGGTACACGTTTATCTGCAGTTCTGTCTGAAGCAAGCCTACACCACAAAGTAGCTGTCTGGAAAACTATAGTTTTTCATATTGTAACTGGTATGCTGCAACATACCGACTTACTCAGAAGTGCCCTGCATACCGTGGCTGTTGCGTTTGTAGTAAGAAGAGTACGAGCCGTAGTGTTAACATTCTTTAGCAgtcgcctttattcaaggcgacctacagagactagggggtgtgcactatgaatcagctgcagtcacttgcGTCTCACCAGAAAGGTGgtgcagaaggaggttaagtgacatgctcaggatcacacagtgaggtGAGCCAGAATTTGAATTGGGtacatcctggttacaagccccctTTAGCCACTTGATCACAGGGCCTCCACAAGGTGTACTACAGAGCAATGTTCCTAAATCATagccttgtgtttttattttacaaattctaTTAAAGTGcagaaataaacattttagaTAATCTGTAGATCAAAAAATTATAAATTTAAATGAAGGAATTGTACCCTTGTTAGCATAATTCTGGGCACTACTGCATTTACTTGAATTTGCGCAGCAGCTGGAAAGCTTCATGTTCTTGGCTTGGGCACTCCCTCTTAACTGAAGAAAGATTGCACACACCCTGTTTTGCAATCCTGCACACTGGAGACTGGCATTGTGCAAGTTACAGGAAGGTGTGTGGGGAGAACAGCACAATATCCACTTCATCAGCAGAGTTGTATAAAGAGTATTGGGAGCCAGAGAGAGTGTGGAAAAAGACTTTTATCCGATAAGGGAACCGCTTTTAAATAAGGGTGCAGTCCTTTATTCTGCTGGGCGGTTGGGTAGATCAcaagtaaatgctttgaaaatatggccctaggTGCTTTTAAGTTCAGTACGTTTCCTTGTtaccaaatacaattaaaatagaaGCTGGGGCATTTTCACTTTTGTGGCTTTCACTTCCCCATTTGCAGGTCCTTTCACGGCCGATCTGCTGTGATATAGGTGTGTCTTATGGCCCTCTTCTTTTTATACAAGCAGGTAGTTTCAGTAGAACAACAAAGGCACTGTGTGAGAATTGCATAGCAAAGACTTCTGCTTTGTAGAAGGTTGGGACTGCACCGGCCACAAAATCCCTATTTGCACACTGAACAGTTACTGGTCCAAGGAATGCCTAACTAAAATAAGCGTACAAAATTAACTCCACATTAAATATACAACAGACTTCATCCAACAATCAttcaagtcaaataaaaaatctgtgaaataatacttttttttttttttttttttttaaaagtctctTCCAAAATGTCTGACAAGCCGGTCATTAAAGAGGATGTGGAGAAGTTCAACAAGAAGAGTCTGAAGAGGGTTAGTACTGAGGAGAAGAACACGCTTCCAAACCAAGAAAGTAAGTGTTGCAGAGTCTGGGGGTGGTGGAACTTGGCTCTTCGGCTCAGATGAGGCCTGTGTTGCAGGTCAGGACACCCCACTGGAGCCTACTTGCAGGCCTCTTTAGAACACACAGGTTTAAAAATGGGATCTGTTGCCTGTAACATGTATCTCATTTTAGTTTCAAGAGTAACACATTTGGGACACTGAAGCTTGAAGTAGTCTTTGCTGCTGTCTGCATTTCGTAATTTCTCACACTCCTCATAAATGGGTAACCTCTTTTTGTTGACAATTTCTTTAGGATTGACTTAACCAGAATGTAAACAGAATCATGAGAGAGTTTGCGGTTTTGATGGAGCAATTTGAACTACAATCATGTTTGCTGTGCTGAAGTATTTAAATGCATAGTTTATGTAGCTATTCTATTCTCTCAATCTTGATCTAAAAATCCTTTCAGGTGTACTGCTGTTGAGTGGGTGGAGATTTAGACTGGTTGCATCTCCATTTACAGAGGATGTCCTATCCCCTGTATGGGGAGGTGTCCTTTTTAAAACCCCACCCACTTGAAGTGTTGCACAGTTTAATCTAAACTGTGGattgattttatatattgatTGCAACCTTTGCAAAAAGGCCATGTTTTATGTGTGGATTAACAATATTTCCAATCCAATTAAAACTAGTTGATATGCAGTGCTGGAGTTAAATAATTGCATGTATTTG
This genomic stretch from Acipenser ruthenus chromosome 16, fAciRut3.2 maternal haplotype, whole genome shotgun sequence harbors:
- the LOC117411943 gene encoding thymosin beta-15A homolog, with product MSDKPVIKEDVEKFNKKSLKRVSTEEKNTLPNQETIEQEKKLNAEGRT